A genomic segment from Aegilops tauschii subsp. strangulata cultivar AL8/78 chromosome 1, Aet v6.0, whole genome shotgun sequence encodes:
- the LOC109733774 gene encoding serine/threonine-protein phosphatase PP1, with translation MMMTRASMGAMEGAALDEVVRRLVEGGRGGRQVQLSEAEIRQLCVDAKRVFLSQPNLLRIQAPVKICGDIHGQFVDLLRLFDLGGYPPTSTYVFLGDYVDRGKQSLETICLLLAYKIRYPDKVFLLRGNHEDAKINRVYGFYDECKRRFNVRLWKIFSDCFNCLPIAALIDDKILCMHGGLSPELTNLDQIKDIERPAEIPDYGLLCDLLWSDPSPDGEGWGESDRGVSCTFGADMLIEFLEKNDLDLICRAHQVVEDGYEFFAQRRLVTIFSAPNYCGEFDNVGALLSIDENLMCSFQILKPNETGTSRVKRQIPNKPATGGSA, from the exons ATGATGATGACACGGGCCTCCATGGGGGCCATGGAGGGCGCGGCGCTGGACGAGGTGGTGCGGCGATTGGTCGAGGGCGGCCGCGGCGGGCGGCAGGTGCAGCTGTCCGAGGCGGAGATCCGGCAGCTCTGCGTCGACGCCAAGCGGGTTTTCCTGTCCCAGCCGAACCTCCTCCGCATCCAGGCCCCCGTCAAGATCTGCG GTGATATCCATGGTCAGTTTGTTGATCTTCTGAGGTTGTTTGATTTGGGTGGTTATCCTCCAACCTCAACCTATGTATTCCTCGGAGACTACGTAGATAGAGGCAAACAGAGCTTGGAAACTATATGCTTACTGCTGGCCTACAAAATAAGGTACCCTGACAAGGTTTTCCTGTTAAGGGGTAACCATGAAGATGCAAAAATCAACAGAGTTTATGGTTTCTATGATGAATGCAAGAGGAGGTTCAATGTTCGACTGTGGAAGATATTCTCTGATTGCTTCAACTGCCTGCCTATTGCAGCACTCATTGACGACAAGATACTGTGCATGCATGGTGGCCTTTCACCTGAACTGACTAACCTGGACCAAATAAAGGATATTGAGAGGCCGGCTGAGATTCCTGATTATGGTCTCCTGTGTGATTTGCTTTGGTCTGATCCTAGCCCTGACGGAGAAGGGTGGGGGGAGAGTGACAGAGGTGTTTCATGTACGTTTGGTGCAGATATGCTTATAGAGTTCTTGGAGAAAAATGATCTTGATCTTATCTGCCGAGCCCATCAG GTGGTAGAAGATGGTTATGAGTTCTTCGCACAGCGGAGATTAGTCACCATCTTCTCAGCTCCAAATTACTGCGGGGAATTCGATAATGTAGGTGCTCTGTTGAGCATAGATGAAAATCTAATGTGCTCATTTCAAATCTTGAAGCCAAATGAAACAGGCACATCGCGGGTAAAAAGACAAATTCCAAATAAG